The sequence GAAGAGACGACCAGACTTGTGGCGAACACCACAAGCATTGCAAAGCGTTTTCGGGCCCATGGGACCAGCCCTCCATTGAGGAGTCTTGGTTATTTCACAATGCAAGCATTTCCTAACTGGTAGAGGTGGAGGGTCCTGATATGCATCTGTTGGTTTTGCTGGCAAAGTCAACTCGGTTTTCTTTTCTCGGTTCGGTTCCAGTCCAACAGGTTTCAAGACCTTTTTTGCTGGTGGCAACTCTGTGAAGGAGGATGCAGGGGAGATGAGTTGAATGGCGGCCCCTGCATTGGAAGTTGCTGGATGAGGGCGTTTGGTTCGAGCTCGTTGTGTACCATGGTGATTAGTGTTTGGAGGTGTAGTTTTCTCCCCAGGAAAAGAACCGCTGCTACTGCTGCTGCTATCCAGAATTGAAACTGGGCTAGGGGATTGGAAATGGTTATGCAATGGCCCATTGTTGATACACGAGACCTCTTTTCCCATGGTCGACCCTCCACCAGAAAACGACTCCTCCACAAACTTTGAAAGCCATTCAAGTTGCACAATGTCTTCGTCCTGACAAATTAAACGACACAAAGAAGGGATAGAATTAGAGGAGATTAAAGAAAAACATCTTGTGCATGTAATCCATAAACACCTTACAAGCCAAAAGGTGGCGAAAAAGAAAAATAGTGAACCAGTCAATCCATTTTACGTCCATTACTTGAAAAACGGCCAGCCCGGTTGGTCACTCCACTGAGAAGCTATACTCACTTTGTTCAGCCTCTATTCGTCCTAAACCATTGTctcaaaattcaaatacaacACGTATAAAAAATCCATCAACCGAAATGTAATCTTGTTGTATCAAGTGGACTAGCTAATCTGAactataaatttgaaaatttaaacttgTAACTTATACGCGTGAGTAAAAAATGGTGAGATTTCAGCTTGATGTTACATCCTGACAGACAATTtgccaaaaaaatcaaaatcacttGATGAAGAAagttaaattttcaaacaatCATCTCATAGAATCTATGCTCGACCAGGTGAATGGATCTTTCTATGTACAATACATGGAGTACATTGATTATCGTTGGATCAAGTAAAATCAACATGGTAATAATGCAAGTTCGCTTCATTAACTAAAATTACACATGGTTGGACTAGAGTGTCACCGAATGTCATTTCAAGGTCCATTATAAGTAATGGCAATCATGTAATAAGGTATATGCTCACCGGAACAAAGAGCTCCGCAGAGAGGTCAGGTGGGGGGGTGCCACGGCTACCGGAGAAAAGACGACTGGTCTTCTCCGGCAAAGCGCAGTTCCACATGCTTGGGATGTCCTTGGAATCACAAGAAGTTTCGAAATTCACACCACCTGACTCATTTTCGGTTGGGAATTTAATCAAGTCATCGATTTGTTCAAAGAAGGCTGTGCAGTCAATCTCATCCATGAAATTTGATTCCATCACTCTACTCGGACAAAACTTTTCTGAAAAAGAACAAGAATGTAGATAAGAAGAAGTTGGGATACAGCTTACACAAAGAATATACACACTGTATATATATTCTAAGCCAAGTAAATGCATGGAATGATCACAAGATTTTTGGAATGGGGCTCGATGCTAGAGTGCAGCACTTGATGTAGATTAGTGGGGCCATGAAGGGGACTTTGCTGGTGTGATGACACTACGAGCTAGCTGAATCATGCTTGCCAGCTTATGGGGAGATGGGGTCCCCGGAGCATATTAGCAGAAAGGATAAGTTTTATGCTAAAAGCAATTTTGGATTCTTGTccataataacaaaaaatacaatTGATGAGTATTAAAATAATATGCAATATTTCACAGATTCAGAAACAAGAAAAGCTGGAAAATGGAATGAAATACAGTTCATCCGACGTATATGTTAACACAGGGCTTGAATAGAGCACCGTGCTAAACAAATGGTTATTTTTCAGCAAAAACCAAACAAGAAAGAGAAATTAATGCCAAAATGCAGAATTATTGAGCAAATCttgaattattattgttattatttggtgGGATTGTggcaaaaatcaaaatcatgaGAAATCCTTAAAAACTTGCTGTATTAGAATACTTTCCTGCAAGAGAATGGGATGGAGGTGGTAAGTTTTAACACAGGAACAATGAACGTACCcaggaaaattttaaagtaattgTTTCTCAAAATGGTAAAATAGAGCAAAATCAAGTAATAATTAAGCTAAATATGACAATTATCAAGAAAGGTTACTCACAAGAaagaaattgcaaaaaaaatgacattctgttgtttgaataatgaataattcaaaattttctctcCACTTTCGAAAACAACGTACGATAATAAAGACTCAAACTTTAAAAACGATTCCTCGAGAATAGAGCAAAAAGATTCACGCAGTTGCCAATTTCTCAACCTTCTTCAACTCAGCTAGCAAAAGGGGGGCCAAAGAAAACCCAAACAGTGGAAGAATGGACCCAAAAAATGGACGATTTTGCTCATAAAAAGCCAATCATGTATTCATATCCCAAATTTTAGAAAACAAAAGAGAGAAAGAGAGCGACAAATGCAGGGCCAAACCTGTGCTCAAACCCCACAAAATGCCCAAGAAAATGTGCAGAATCCtttgtcaactcaacaattcccaAGAAAACCAAAAGGGTCGGTCTGAAACAAGAAACACAGCACTCAAAAATgcagaaaagagaaaaaaaatgaaccaaAACCTCCATGCTACTACTATTCCTCCATTACTACCGTCACTTTCACGGAAGCTCTAGAGTCACATGTAGGGTATGTAAATGAATACAACGTATCAACATGTCATTCTGTTTGCAGATTTATCGTAAAGAGAGAAGGAAGTTTGAAAATTCGGGAAGTAATTAATGAGAAAGGTTGATGATTGGTGGGCCAAGGATTCTTGCTTCATTGCAATTGCAAGGTCTTTGTTTGCTCTCACCCTTTTCACTATAGTCACTAGTAATGTTCCATAAGACAAGGTAGTTACCATATCTGCTGATTACGTACATTAcctcataaattttattttagacaATAATATGTATGTAATAATTTATCAGTGACTGGATAGCGGCTATTATTGATTCCTACCTCATGAAGACCACAAGTGATATGGGAAAGAAGCTCTTGTTTATGATAATCAATGTCGGTAATGATACGTTGATTAAGAACAACGGCTCCATACGAGATACAgatacttgattttattttaaacacaCTCATAATAGAGTATTATCTTTGttaaacaataatttttaattaaaaaatcattatttttttttaacactgTCACTATTTTTGTAGTTACAATGAGAATTAATATGAAATTTTCACGAATCAATTTAACTAGCCTCCACCTTTGCCTCCAATGCCTCAAACTCATGAGTAgactaaaaaaaaacacatttttatatatatgaatcaGTTGGAGGGTCTCTCTTCCTTCATTCACGTTCATGCTTGAAGAATTCTTTTATGTGGTTCGATTAGATGATACGTATAGAGTCAGTCGAAACAGACTTTGCTGCATCTAGATGATTCAGTCGGCACGTTCCAAGGAGGACTTCCGGCAACTCGTCTTGTGTATTACCCTGTAAGTCCAAAACAAACACCATTAAACAATTTAAACCATGAGTCAACCATGCACATAATCTTCACAAAACGGATAAGATGCACCATCATATGTTTGCATTAAACATCATGCAAATCTCTTCATCGTTTTTCTCGGTATGGCTATGTAAATAATATAAACTGTTAAGACATTTAGTGTTCGTTGTTGTACTAAAAATAATAAGTCATAGTGATAATatactcaaattttataaaccaTATATTAGCATAGGCATCACAGTGGCTAGCAAGGCATTGGAGGCCTTTGTTGCTTCCTAACATAAACCTAGTAAGTGCTAAGTAGTAACATATTTCATCATAATTTGTAGTTTGTCTATACTGCTGCTTTACCTGTATCAAAAATGCCATTTCTATCACAAGATTGTTCAAGTAACCAAGAACAAGGCTAACGACTCCTCTTGCCACTGTCGATGAGCCAACATTGATATCCAGCTgaaaatttaaacatttcatTTTAAAGATATTGATGTTTCTACTTCAAGATTACCAAAAGGCTCATTTAGTATATGACACCTCCAAGTAGTTTTTTCCTCGATAATAATTCACTTCAAGCGCTTGTCCGAGCAAACATGATTTCTTACCAACACTCTGTTTTACTATCCAAGATCCCTGCAGAATCACTTCAAACATATGAGCCTCGTCCTATTTTGTATCATGCCGAAAAAAATTTACGGGGAAACAGATTCAAAATATGTTACTTTAAAGGATAAAGGTGAAAAATGTATattattgaaaaagaaaaaaagaaacatcGCTACAAAAGTACCTTTGAAATGTATGGTATAAGCTTGAATCTTGAGTTCCTAAAAGCATCATCTCCATTGACAAAACGCTCCAACAAAGGTGTTTCATTTAGGGGCGTTTTCAACATGTAATATAAGGCCAGATTATACATTGTTGTACCAGGAACCTGATTTAGTAGCAGATGGAACACATATACATTAAACTTGAGATCATCAGGAACATGGAAAGTATCAAAGGAAAGAAGATTTTACCTGTATGTTCATGACAAAAAAGAATTCTGAACCCCGCCTGTCTGCATATTTCTGCATATTTGTTCATTGAAATTTGATGTTAGCCTTTCTCTTTATACATGGTGTAAGAGTTTTTATTAAACGAGGGTTAAAGGCAGTAAGGCACCTTTCTATGACCATTTGCGCTAAAAGTTGATTGTCGTTTTTATAAAGCTTGTGAGTATGAACAATTCAAGAGTTCGAGAAGTCGatattaaaagataaaaaaaacaactaTAACTGAAACCTGAACAATGCCTCCAGGACGACCAGCAAGATCGTCTTCACGCTTGTCGGATCTTAGCCAATCTGCAGCAACCATTTGCATTAATGTGCTCTTCGCCTTAATCTAATAAAATAAAGCAATTTCCAGGAGATATTAAGAATGATAAATTGATAATGTGAAGTGAAACGATATAAATACATCTATTTTCGTGATAAAAGAATAGAGTAATATGATCAAAGTAAATAAAAGATATCAATATGTGACCTTTTGACGGTCTTCGAGATAATTATCACCACGGATGAGGAAGGATGAAGGATCAGCAGCTGCCCAACTACAGGGCATGTTGAAGCTTGAATCTTTTGGAAGTGTGGCTCCATAACAGCATGAAACATTTTCTCCCCAAGACAGTTCTTGCAAGTCAACATACCCCTTTTTCTGGACTGCAAACATTATGTATTTTgagtcatttttttttaattcacatATATTTGTTATGGTAAGATGTATCTAAATGGGCTAACCTGCAAGATCATgcaattttttcacaaaattagCAGCAGATGACAATTTTGGCTGATAGATGTCCTGAGCATTTCAGATTGAAAGAGCAAGTCACAAATATATTTCAGCTATGAAAAATTTGGAAACAAGATGAGGAACAAGTGTATAAAATACCACATAACAAAATTCTGGGGTTGTATCAGAAGTCCACCCATTGTCTGCTGCCTCATCTTCAAACGGTTCAGGAACATCAAAAAATTCATCAGCAGCATCATTCAACCCCTTAAGACTCGAAGCTTCAGAAAGACGTTTCAATCCCTCGTCTTCTGTTATCTTCTCCACCATTTTAAGGTTTACTTCAGTTTTGATCTCTTCCTTCTCATTCTGAGGAATCCCAACCTCCACTGCGAGCTCTCCCAATAAAAACTCGTTGGTAGTACTTCCTACCTTAGCTCTGAACATCTCTCTTAAGGCTGCATTGTGAGAAACGAGGCTCGCCATTATGAAAATCCATTTAGAATCAGAAGTATTGTTTAAATGTACATAAATTGTGCACTTCACCTGCGACCCTCCCAAGCATACGAATAGTTATTGATCTTGAAGATGCTTTCCTGAAACGGGACTTCCAAAACCTCCAATCAACAGCGAGCATATGTTTTATGACACAGTGTTTACCTTGTTTTGTGGGAGTTATCACATATCCACCGCCTGCTCAgttacaaaatacaaaatgccaaaataatcaattagcataaacattttctatcCATTTTCGTTCTCAATCTGTCAATTTTAGATAACATGAATTCCATATTTTCCATCAAATCCAGTTCAAGGCATACATTACTTTTAAGGCAAGCTCGAATATATCCGTCTTGCGGTGGACACTTCCTGTGGATCACAGAGTGGTAAAGAATAACTGCAACAAAAGCAATAGAATTATCAAGTTCATGTCTATTAACATAAACTCGACACAATACAAGAACATGGAGAcggaaatgaaaaataatagtaaCAAACCTTTTAACTTTAGCTATAGCTTTAACTTCTATCAGTTCATATCTATAATAACATAAACTCGACACTATACAAGGACATAGACACGAAAATGAAAAAATGATGGAAAAATAAGAGGAACAacccttttaaatttaattataacttTAACAGTTATTAACTTCACAGCATCAGTTTCTGGGTTAGAGAGTACCATATGTGCCATCATCTTCCCTTCTCCAATAACGGCGTAGCAGCAAATCTCTTCGTTTCATTGCCCTGAAAATGGAAATGTGATTAACGCTATCATTATATTACAAAATGTATTCTTGTTAGTTACAAGACCGACCATGGTAACCAATGATTATATAGCTGTATGTGTATTATATCTGTATGACCATCAAGATGCTCAATCACACTTCCCCTGTAGAAGCAGAAATCCCATCTGCAAAAGTATTTAATAAGTAAAACTCAAGAACTTCAAATTTCCATCTTTATTGCGGAATTTTCctaaaagtaaaaaattatgGGATCCTTACTCAGATTTTGAAGTACCAAGAGACAAAAGCGTACGGAAAACGGTTTCCGAAGTTCCATCAATCACACCAACGGCCATTATGGCTGGGTGGTCGTCCCAATGCTGTACATAAcaattcaaatacaaatcaaAAGGAGGGAAAAATGTCATGAACTCTAAAGGGGCCACCATAGACGAGTCCCAGGAATCTACTACCTTTCCGTTGGAATCTCTGTCCTTCGCTTCTTTGAAGAGACGCAATCCTAAAGAGGCAATATTagaaattttcttttgcaaaatAATACAATTCAAAAACCAAACATTCAAGTAATTACCATCTTGACAGCCAAATATTTTCCACGGTGAAGGACCAATTACATCCGAAGTCATGGCATTTACATGTTCAGAAGATGCTGAAGTCCAGTCGACAGACCTTTTATTCGCCATTCTCTTTGAAACACTTAAGCTGTTAAGAAAAAGGTAAAACAAGATTGTGCAAGTATAATGGCAAGATACATAGGCAAAAGTAGTCCCAAAAGTTCTTTTCAAGTTATAAGTATCTTAATTGGAGAATTCTCACCTGAATGGCTGCCACCTCCTTTTGGAACAATTTGAGTTAGTCACGGGGTCCAAAGCAGCGTCCTGCAAAGAACGAATCCATCTAGCAGCTTCTTCCGAACTGGTTGCCCCTAGCTATTAAAGCATGTCAATTTCATTCGCCATTACTATCATCGTGTCTTGTTTTAAGAGTTATAAAAATCAAGACTAGATAGATCACCTTAAGCTGATCGTTATGATTAGAAGTATTGTAGagggtaaaaataaaaaatacctGTACATAACAAGATAGATCATATATAAGTATAAAAGGTAATACAAATTTTGCTCTTTGCTTACTAATACTGACTCATCAGAAATTAATTTTACTTTCATATGATGACTCTCTCTTCCGTTGTCTGTAACACGAATGCAGGAGTCTATTATTGCACTTCTCACCGGCTCCTGCCACAAGAATGGTCAATTCATACAAAGCAAAGGACTGGGATTAGCAAAAGAAGATAATATCcattatttttttctcattaGACTTGGGGCGTGGCACCAAAATTTCATGAAGGACAAAAAATGACTACGAAAGGATGTATGGGTGACTAACTGGCAAGGAATGGAACCTAAAATGGGTGGGCGATGACGTTCCCCTGTCAAACAAGAGAAGCACATTGAAAGTATGAGTGATTAGCatgttcaattttttaaaatgtaaattttgccCCTCCATTTTTTGTTTTACTCTCAAGTATTTTACATTGAAATGATACTCACTCACCTAAATAGAAATCCTCGTTATTTCCCTATATAGCAAGTGgaatatatgaaaatataattttcatgccTCATATGATTTTCTGTCTACATATGACAAATCTTTGATCTTTACATAATTAAACACAgtcaaaattaaaatcttatAGAAATGCTGGCAGATAACAAACTTTGTTCGTTCTCCTAAATATAAAAAGAGACAACTCCAGATAATGGATATCAACTCTCTTTGGATATACTTTCGCTTGAAATTAATATCAAATAAGTGGTCCATTGTGAATATCCAACTTTCTGATAGATAATTTgagaatattatttaattgattccTTTATACTTATTTGGTGATCAAAG comes from Primulina huaijiensis isolate GDHJ02 chromosome 5, ASM1229523v2, whole genome shotgun sequence and encodes:
- the LOC140976960 gene encoding GATA transcription factor 8-like isoform X2, giving the protein MESNFMDEIDCTAFFEQIDDLIKFPTENESGGVNFETSCDSKDIPSMWNCALPEKTSRLFSGSRGTPPPDLSAELFVPDEDIVQLEWLSNSGSFPGEKTTPPNTNHHGTQRARTKRPHPATSNAGAAIQLISPASSFTELPPAKKVLKPVGLEPNREKKTELTLPAKPTDAYQDPPPLPVRKCLHCEITKTPQWRAGPMGPKTLCNACGVRHKSGRLFPEYRPAASPKFVPSLHSNCHKKVMEMRRNVVPKHTATTKTTTASTTTLFAPKLDLVTDCLP
- the LOC140976961 gene encoding protein ENHANCED DISEASE RESISTANCE 2-like, encoding MGMAEREGMMRGWLYLIRFNRFGLQYSRKRYFILQDNCLKSFKYIPSSDTEEPVRSAIIDSCIRVTDNGRESHHMKVFFIFTLYNTSNHNDQLKLGATSSEEAARWIRSLQDAALDPVTNSNCSKRRWQPFSLSVSKRMANKRSVDWTSASSEHVNAMTSDVIGPSPWKIFGCQDGLRLFKEAKDRDSNGKHWDDHPAIMAVGVIDGTSETVFRTLLSLGTSKSEWDFCFYRGSVIEHLDGHTDIIHIQLYNHWLPWAMKRRDLLLRRYWRREDDGTYVILYHSVIHRKCPPQDGYIRACLKSGGYVITPTKQGKHCVIKHMLAVDWRFWKSRFRKASSRSITIRMLGRVAALREMFRAKVGSTTNEFLLGELAVEVGIPQNEKEEIKTEVNLKMVEKITEDEGLKRLSEASSLKGLNDAADEFFDVPEPFEDEAADNGWTSDTTPEFCYVDIYQPKLSSAANFVKKLHDLAVQKKGYVDLQELSWGENVSCCYGATLPKDSSFNMPCSWAAADPSSFLIRGDNYLEDRQKIKAKSTLMQMVAADWLRSDKREDDLAGRPGGIVQKYADRRGSEFFFVMNIQVPGTTMYNLALYYMLKTPLNETPLLERFVNGDDAFRNSRFKLIPYISKGSWIVKQSVGKKSCLLGQALEVNYYRGKNYLELDINVGSSTVARGVVSLVLGYLNNLVIEMAFLIQGNTQDELPEVLLGTCRLNHLDAAKSVSTDSIRII
- the LOC140976960 gene encoding GATA transcription factor 8-like isoform X1, whose product is MESNFMDEIDCTAFFEQIDDLIKFPTENESGGVNFETSCDSKDIPSMWNCALPEKTSRLFSGSRGTPPPDLSAELFVPDEDIVQLEWLSKFVEESFSGGGSTMGKEVSCINNGPLHNHFQSPSPVSILDSSSSSSGSFPGEKTTPPNTNHHGTQRARTKRPHPATSNAGAAIQLISPASSFTELPPAKKVLKPVGLEPNREKKTELTLPAKPTDAYQDPPPLPVRKCLHCEITKTPQWRAGPMGPKTLCNACGVRHKSGRLFPEYRPAASPKFVPSLHSNCHKKVMEMRRNVVPKHTATTKTTTASTTTLFAPKLDLVTDCLP